The Nitrospinaceae bacterium genome window below encodes:
- a CDS encoding carbamoyl phosphate synthase: protein MKALNLLFLAPHWRVSLVRSFQKAKTRQGVSGKLVGADSDPLAPALRAVDAGYSLPLFKNPVCKTTLLDICRREAIHVIFPLTNKAVEFLNCHRPEFEQENILAYLQDPETIEICHDKQKLADFFKENHIPSPLMGKAQSGFPLIAKPRRGEGSKNHFMIENPRDLEFYADKFPDHVIQQYVQGQEYTVDWFSDKSGKPLLVVPRERLAIRGGEVMVSRIRMDSKIIESVRQVGLRLNLKGPANLQGICPPGGELLFTDINLRFGSGSGHTIAAGGDIPECIFSDLLGQEMPCDRNSIEDGNVMSRFHEAFFFPGVQE from the coding sequence ATGAAGGCACTCAACCTTCTTTTTTTAGCCCCCCACTGGCGGGTTTCTCTCGTCAGGTCATTTCAGAAGGCAAAAACCCGGCAGGGGGTTTCGGGAAAGCTCGTGGGGGCGGACAGCGATCCGTTGGCACCTGCTTTGCGGGCAGTCGATGCCGGGTATTCCCTGCCTCTCTTTAAAAACCCGGTTTGCAAAACGACCTTGCTGGACATTTGCCGACGGGAAGCCATCCACGTTATCTTTCCCCTGACCAACAAGGCGGTGGAGTTTTTAAACTGCCATCGGCCAGAATTTGAGCAGGAAAATATCCTGGCCTACCTGCAGGATCCCGAAACCATCGAGATTTGTCACGACAAACAGAAGCTGGCCGATTTTTTTAAAGAGAATCATATCCCTTCCCCTCTTATGGGGAAAGCCCAATCCGGGTTTCCTCTGATCGCCAAGCCCAGGCGTGGCGAAGGCAGTAAGAACCATTTTATGATTGAAAATCCACGGGACCTGGAGTTTTATGCGGACAAATTTCCCGATCACGTCATACAACAATACGTGCAGGGGCAGGAATACACCGTCGATTGGTTTTCTGACAAATCGGGAAAGCCATTGCTTGTCGTTCCCAGGGAGCGGCTGGCGATCCGGGGCGGCGAAGTCATGGTCAGCCGCATTCGGATGGATTCAAAAATCATCGAATCCGTCCGGCAAGTGGGGTTGCGGTTGAACCTTAAAGGACCCGCCAATCTGCAGGGTATTTGCCCACCCGGAGGCGAACTTCTATTCACCGATATCAACCTCAGGTTTGGCAGTGGATCGGGGCACACCATCGCTGCTGGAGGAGATATCCCGGAATGTATTTTTAGTGATCTTTTGGGCCAGGAGATGCCTTGCGATAGGAACTCGATCGAAGATGGAAACGTCATGAGCCGCTTTCACGAGGCTTTTTTCTTTCCAGGAGTGCAGGAATGA
- the yusI gene encoding hypothetical protein, with translation MKFYGYNKCGTCRKAKAFLDSQNLEYAEFDITENPPPKSVLKRAMKAKGLRKLFNTSGVQYKELKIKDKIAGMTETEALNLLVSNGRLIKRPIAFDAERVTVGFDPAEYDAVWAG, from the coding sequence ATGAAATTTTATGGTTACAATAAATGCGGAACCTGCCGGAAAGCCAAAGCTTTTTTGGACAGTCAAAATTTGGAATATGCGGAATTTGACATCACAGAAAATCCGCCGCCCAAGTCTGTGTTGAAACGGGCGATGAAAGCGAAAGGGCTGCGCAAATTGTTCAATACCAGCGGTGTCCAGTATAAAGAACTGAAGATCAAGGATAAGATTGCCGGCATGACCGAAACCGAAGCCCTCAATTTGCTCGTTTCCAATGGAAGACTGATCAAACGTCCCATTGCTTTTGATGCCGAGCGGGTGACGGTGGGGTTCGATCCGGCGGAATATGATGCAGTTTGGGCCGGTTGA
- the pyrF gene encoding orotidine 5'-phosphate decarboxylase, which yields MNAGNDLINEARERLIFALDVPDRKNAEKYVKQLQHSVGCFKVGLELFVKEGPDILKMIKENSSADIFLDLKLHDIPATLSRALISAASHDVKYVTIHLEEGETLRKIPSEVKDAKLEVLAVTILTSISEEDLERFSIDYIRNKKRKRFNKSIENEESLGSGLSKLEEIVIERAIQAEVSDCAGVICSGEEVEQIKLYFGNNLKAIVPGIRPDWSQVGNDDQSRITTPKQAIDLGADLIVVGRPIRDAKDPKEAAGRILDEVSQSLKSK from the coding sequence ATGAACGCTGGAAATGATTTGATAAATGAAGCCAGAGAACGGCTCATTTTTGCGCTGGATGTCCCCGACCGTAAAAACGCTGAGAAGTATGTCAAACAACTTCAGCATTCGGTTGGGTGTTTTAAGGTTGGCCTCGAATTGTTCGTCAAGGAAGGTCCGGATATCTTGAAGATGATCAAGGAAAACAGTTCCGCCGACATTTTTCTTGATCTCAAGTTACACGATATTCCGGCAACTTTAAGCAGAGCCCTGATATCGGCGGCGTCTCATGATGTGAAGTATGTCACCATTCATTTGGAGGAAGGCGAAACGCTTCGCAAAATTCCATCAGAGGTAAAAGACGCTAAATTGGAAGTCCTTGCTGTAACTATACTAACCAGTATTTCTGAAGAAGATTTAGAAAGATTTAGCATAGATTATATTAGGAATAAAAAGAGAAAACGTTTTAATAAATCTATAGAAAATGAGGAATCTTTAGGTTCTGGATTAAGCAAACTCGAAGAAATTGTCATAGAACGGGCTATTCAGGCAGAAGTGTCAGATTGTGCAGGGGTGATTTGTTCTGGCGAGGAAGTGGAACAAATTAAACTTTATTTTGGTAACAATTTGAAAGCCATAGTCCCAGGAATCCGACCCGATTGGAGCCAGGTCGGAAATGACGATCAAAGCCGGATCACCACTCCAAAGCAGGCCATCGACCTGGGAGCGGATTTGATCGTGGTGGGCCGGCCCATCCGCGATGCAAAAGACCCGAAAGAAGCGGCTGGCAGAATTTTGGATGAGGTTTCCCAGTCGCTGAAAAGCAAATAA
- the nudL gene encoding putative Nudix hydrolase NudL, giving the protein MDLFLITTKLKNHFPVVREQVEPHPERAAVLVILYQKQNQTYVLMTKRAFHLKIHAGEIAFPGGVVELEDDDLLCTAVRETQEEIGVEVEPSRVMGCLTKVKTRTGIEITPFVAALTSPPKINPSDDEVYEVLEMPLAPLLSTQQRDIGFKASEEMVLYWYKHHRIWGASAKILQQIENLNFI; this is encoded by the coding sequence ATGGATCTTTTTTTAATCACAACCAAGTTGAAAAACCATTTTCCGGTGGTTCGGGAACAGGTGGAGCCGCATCCGGAGCGGGCGGCGGTGCTTGTGATTTTATATCAAAAACAAAATCAAACGTATGTCCTGATGACCAAACGGGCGTTTCATCTAAAAATCCACGCCGGGGAAATTGCGTTTCCGGGGGGCGTTGTGGAATTGGAAGACGACGATCTGCTGTGTACGGCAGTGCGTGAAACCCAGGAGGAAATCGGGGTGGAGGTGGAGCCGTCGCGGGTCATGGGTTGTTTGACCAAAGTCAAAACCCGGACCGGGATTGAAATCACTCCCTTCGTGGCGGCGTTAACGTCTCCGCCCAAGATCAATCCCAGTGACGATGAGGTCTATGAAGTTTTGGAGATGCCTCTGGCGCCCCTGCTTTCTACCCAGCAACGGGACATCGGTTTTAAGGCGTCGGAAGAAATGGTGCTCTATTGGTACAAACACCACCGTATCTGGGGTGCGTCTGCAAAAATCTTACAGCAGATCGAAAATTTGAACTTCATTTAA
- a CDS encoding carbamoyltransferase, with product MNILGISAFYHDSAACLVRDGEIIAAAQEERFTRKRHDADFPKQAVEFCLQEAGIKTSDLDYVGFYDKPFIKFERILETYLSIAPTGLKQFLSAIPIWLKDKLWTRENIRKYLDDYSGPVLFSEHHESHAASAFYPSPFQEAAVLTMDGVGEWATTSIGVGKGHELDLVQELSFPHSLGLLYSAFTYYLGFKVNSGEYKVMGLAPYGEPKYVNLIRENLIDLKEDGSFRMDMKYFNFLGGLTMTNRKFEDLMGAPARTPETKLTQREMDIAASLQVVTEEVMLKMARYVRQSTGMKSLCLAGGVALNCVGNGKILKEKVFDNLWIQPAAGDAGGAAGVALCIWHKVLKNERKVVNGKDAMKGSYLGPKFDSNTIRKYLDENNYPYKQYGESELIATVVRLLQEEKVAGWFQGRMEFGPRSLGARSIIGDPRSPKMQSTMNLKIKFRESFRPFAPAVQAEKVSDWFEMDSESPYMLLVAPVREDKRIALTEEQKKLFGIDLLNLPRSQLPSITHVDYSARVQTVVPDYNPRFYNLLRDFGKETDCPVLINTSFNVRGEPIVCTPEQAYLCFMRTGMDFLVLEDCVLLKSEQAPLEDDSDWRNEFELD from the coding sequence ATGAATATATTAGGCATATCCGCTTTTTACCATGATTCCGCCGCTTGCCTGGTGCGCGATGGAGAGATCATAGCCGCGGCGCAGGAAGAACGATTCACCCGCAAGCGGCACGATGCCGATTTTCCAAAACAAGCCGTGGAATTCTGTTTGCAGGAAGCCGGCATTAAAACCTCCGATTTGGATTATGTGGGCTTTTACGATAAACCCTTCATCAAATTTGAACGGATTTTAGAAACTTATCTCAGCATCGCCCCAACGGGACTGAAGCAATTTTTATCCGCCATTCCCATCTGGTTGAAAGACAAGTTGTGGACGCGGGAAAACATTCGTAAATATCTAGATGATTATTCCGGCCCGGTGCTTTTTTCCGAGCATCATGAGTCGCACGCGGCCAGCGCTTTTTACCCGTCCCCGTTTCAGGAGGCCGCTGTTTTAACCATGGACGGCGTGGGCGAATGGGCCACCACAAGCATTGGGGTGGGCAAAGGACATGAACTGGATCTGGTGCAGGAATTGAGTTTTCCACATTCTTTGGGTTTGCTGTATTCGGCGTTCACCTATTATCTCGGTTTCAAGGTGAACAGCGGGGAATACAAGGTGATGGGATTGGCCCCTTACGGAGAACCCAAGTATGTCAACCTGATTCGTGAAAACCTGATCGATCTCAAGGAAGATGGCTCCTTTAGGATGGACATGAAGTATTTTAATTTTCTCGGCGGGTTGACGATGACCAACCGCAAGTTTGAGGACCTCATGGGAGCCCCCGCCAGAACACCGGAAACCAAACTCACACAGAGAGAAATGGACATCGCCGCCTCTCTGCAGGTGGTGACCGAAGAGGTGATGCTTAAGATGGCCCGTTACGTTCGTCAATCCACGGGAATGAAGTCCCTGTGTCTTGCGGGCGGCGTGGCGCTCAACTGTGTCGGCAACGGGAAAATTCTCAAGGAGAAGGTTTTTGACAACCTATGGATTCAGCCGGCGGCGGGAGATGCCGGCGGGGCCGCCGGAGTGGCCCTTTGCATCTGGCACAAGGTTTTGAAGAATGAAAGAAAGGTCGTCAACGGCAAGGATGCCATGAAGGGGTCCTATCTGGGACCCAAATTCGATTCGAATACCATTCGGAAATATCTGGATGAAAATAATTATCCTTATAAACAATATGGCGAATCGGAATTGATAGCAACCGTGGTCAGGCTTCTTCAGGAAGAGAAAGTGGCTGGCTGGTTCCAGGGGCGGATGGAGTTTGGCCCGCGTTCTCTGGGAGCGCGTAGCATCATCGGAGATCCCAGAAGCCCGAAAATGCAGTCTACTATGAATCTAAAAATCAAGTTCCGCGAATCGTTTCGGCCCTTCGCACCCGCCGTGCAAGCGGAAAAAGTCAGCGACTGGTTTGAAATGGATTCCGAAAGCCCCTATATGCTGCTGGTCGCCCCGGTCCGGGAAGACAAACGCATTGCGTTGACGGAAGAGCAGAAAAAATTGTTCGGGATTGATCTGTTGAATCTTCCCAGGTCGCAGCTGCCTTCCATCACCCATGTCGATTATTCCGCACGGGTGCAAACGGTGGTCCCGGATTACAATCCCCGGTTCTATAATTTATTGAGGGACTTTGGCAAGGAAACCGATTGCCCTGTTCTCATCAACACGTCTTTTAACGTGCGCGGCGAGCCAATCGTTTGCACGCCGGAACAGGCTTACCTATGTTTCATGCGGACGGGAATGGATTTCCTGGTTCTGGAAGATTGCGTTCTTCTCAAAAGCGAACAGGCCCCGCTCGAAGATGATAGCGACTGGCGCAACGAATTTGAACTGGATTGA